From Salvia splendens isolate huo1 chromosome 3, SspV2, whole genome shotgun sequence, a single genomic window includes:
- the LOC121793739 gene encoding uncharacterized protein At5g23160-like, whose translation MAAAKKERKKGNRSSFLCSFAACFGISNKVSADHSDRKSLSDRHSRAAPPVNDQYTAVPLPEILKSREIDVVEQDEEEEEQEKKIAYPSPDQLITANKRRENRDELKATTTSSILKRTDNQRKLVSMPIIHQRKQKAAAVVDSTVGAVIVSVTLVVMIIWGKVWAIVCAAAWFYFVPRFRPKMDESYAVKFRSGESEGVDFDSWEYKKRVVLQGLLHRNQHL comes from the exons aTGGCTGCCGccaaaaaagagagaaaaaaaggaaacagAAGTAGCTTCCTCTGCTCCTTCGCTGCCTGCTTCGGTATTTCCAATAAAGTCTCCGCTGATCACAGCGACAGAAAATCGCTCTCCGACCGCCACTCGAGAGCTGCTCCTCCGGTCAACGATCAATATACCGCCGTGCCTCTGCCGGAGATCCTGAAGAGTAGAGAAATCGATGTTGTGGAAcaagatgaggaggaggaggagcaggagaaGAAGATCGCATATCCATCTCCAGATCAACTAATTACCGCTAATAAG AGGCGCGAAAACAGAGACGAATTGAAAGCGACAACCACGAGTTCGATATTAAAGCGGACGGATAATCAACGCAAGCTGGTTTCTATGCCGATTATACATCAGAGGAAGCAGAAAGCGGCGGCGGTGGTTGACTCGACGGTTGGAGCGGTGATCGTATCGGTGACTCTGGTGGTGATGATAATTTGGGGGAAAGTTTGGGCGATTGTGTGCGCGGCAGCATGGTTTTACTTCGTGCCGCGATTTAGGCCGAAGATGGACGAATCGTACGCCGTTAAATTCAGAAGCGGTGAAAGCGAGGGCGTTGATTTTGATTCGTGGGAGTATAAGAAAAGGGTTGTTTTGCAAGGTTTGCTCCATCGGAATCAACACCTATGA
- the LOC121794604 gene encoding E3 ubiquitin ligase BIG BROTHER-related-like isoform X1 yields the protein MENNNDTAQENPNNRCNPNPIAADVAGNRPRRTPFTDLSQVDADLALARTLQEQERAYMMLRMGVDGGSDYGSWEAESYEHDDASEEDYEESDVEVGDGEGHVFDEHAHAEGEDDDDQDVELDPSAFSDDEAFARAMQDSIDEDMAARLLALAGMNESEDEDEEEEDHGGNSQDAWEEVDPDELSYEELLALGEIVGTESKGLSAETIASLPSINYKSQGSQEGISDSCVICRLDFEDDDMLTLLSCKHSYHLECINNWLQINKVCPVCSAEVSTSCIS from the exons ATGGAGAACAACAATGACACCGCGCAGGAAAACCCCAACAATCGCTGCAATCCTAACCCTATCGCCGCCGATGTCGCCGGAAATCGCCCCCGAAGAACTCCTTTCACCGACCTCAGTCAAGTTGACGCCGATCTAGCACTTGCTCGTACTCTCCAAGAACAG GAAAGAGCTTATATGATGTTGAGAATGGGAGTCGATGGTGGCAGTGATTATGGGAGTTGGGAAGCCGAGAGTTACGAGCATGACGATGCTAGTGAAGAGGATTACGAAGAGTCAGATGTTGAGGTGGGCGATGGTGAAGGACATGTATTTGACGAGCATGCTCATGCTGaaggagaagatgatgatgaccaAGATGTTGAATTGGATCCATCTGCATTTTCTGACGATGAGGCATTTGCGAGAGCCATGCAAGATTCTATAGATGAAGACATGGCTGCTAGATTGTTGGCCCTGGCTGGGATGAATGAAA gtgaagatgaagatgaagaggaagaggatcatGGTGGTAATTCTCAG GATGCATGGGAGGAGGTTGATCCGGATGAACTATCATACGAG GAGCTGCTTGCTCTGGGTGAAATAGTTGGAACAGAAAGCAAAGGCCTTTCTGCAGAGACGATTGCGTCCTTGCCATCAATTAACTATAAATCACAAGGCAGCCAGGAAGGAATCAGTGATTC CTGTGTGATATGTAGGCTAGACTTTGAAGATGACGACATGTTGACACTTCTTTCTTGTAAACATTCCTACCATTTAGAGTGCATTAACAACTGGTTACAAATAAACAAG GTCTGTCCTGTATGCAGTGCTGAAGTCTCGACTTCATGTATAAGCTAG
- the LOC121794604 gene encoding E3 ubiquitin ligase BIG BROTHER-related-like isoform X2, giving the protein MENNNDTAQENPNNRCNPNPIAADVAGNRPRRTPFTDLSQVDADLALARTLQEQERAYMMLRMGVDGGSDYGSWEAESYEHDDASEEDYEESDVEVGDGEGHVFDEHAHAEGEDDDDQDVELDPSAFSDDEAFARAMQDSIDEDMAARLLALAGMNESEDEDEEEEDHGGNSQDAWEEVDPDELSYEELLALGEIVGTESKGLSAETIASLPSINYKSQGSQEGISDSSVLYAVLKSRLHV; this is encoded by the exons ATGGAGAACAACAATGACACCGCGCAGGAAAACCCCAACAATCGCTGCAATCCTAACCCTATCGCCGCCGATGTCGCCGGAAATCGCCCCCGAAGAACTCCTTTCACCGACCTCAGTCAAGTTGACGCCGATCTAGCACTTGCTCGTACTCTCCAAGAACAG GAAAGAGCTTATATGATGTTGAGAATGGGAGTCGATGGTGGCAGTGATTATGGGAGTTGGGAAGCCGAGAGTTACGAGCATGACGATGCTAGTGAAGAGGATTACGAAGAGTCAGATGTTGAGGTGGGCGATGGTGAAGGACATGTATTTGACGAGCATGCTCATGCTGaaggagaagatgatgatgaccaAGATGTTGAATTGGATCCATCTGCATTTTCTGACGATGAGGCATTTGCGAGAGCCATGCAAGATTCTATAGATGAAGACATGGCTGCTAGATTGTTGGCCCTGGCTGGGATGAATGAAA gtgaagatgaagatgaagaggaagaggatcatGGTGGTAATTCTCAG GATGCATGGGAGGAGGTTGATCCGGATGAACTATCATACGAG GAGCTGCTTGCTCTGGGTGAAATAGTTGGAACAGAAAGCAAAGGCCTTTCTGCAGAGACGATTGCGTCCTTGCCATCAATTAACTATAAATCACAAGGCAGCCAGGAAGGAATCAGTGATTC GTCTGTCCTGTATGCAGTGCTGAAGTCTCGACTTCATGTATAA
- the LOC121793425 gene encoding inactive leucine-rich repeat receptor-like serine/threonine-protein kinase At1g60630, translating to MAIALSLFLLVLAAFPQVRSGDAEALLSLNDSIDPLGLLQWRQGMDVCEWEGVKECLNGRVMKLVVEGFNLSGRLNGGSLNQLDQLRVLSFKDNSLSGEIPELSGLVNLKSLFLNDNRFSGEIPVGLSRLHRLKVVVLSGNELSGHIPRSLLDLSRLYELYLQDNQLSGGVPPFAQNSLRFFNVSNNLLSGDIPKTPVLVRFNSSSFVGNTDLCGELIQKPCSVSPSSSPSHSVAPHKDLGHSKRNKKLVLIIAVSIGGFALLCTAIVLLIVCCRRRGKGKEESDKVVAGGVDEGTPSGVGRDDSGREQGRFSWDQGGEGLGVLAFLGPGDQLMSYSMEDLLKASAETLGRGTMGSTYKAVMESGYIVTVKRLKESRYPRMEEFRRHIEILGRLRHPNLVPLRAYFHAKEERLLVYDYFPNGSLFTLVHGTKSAGGSKPLHWTSCLKIGEDLAAGLVHIHQNPGLTHGNLKATNVLLGSDFESCLTDYGLTPFRNPNSHEESGVSSLFYRAPECRDPRKPVTQEADVYSYGVLLLELLTGKTPFQDLVEEHGSDIPKWVKSVREETTESGDEHSSGNEASEEKLNALVNIAMACVCVESGSRPAMKDVVRMIREARAEAQVHVSSNSSDHSPGRWSDTVQSLTREDHSSI from the exons AtggctattgctctctctctgTTTTTGTTGGTGTTGGCTGCATTTCCGCAAGTGAGATCAGGTGATGCTGAGGCTCTGCTCTCTCTCAATGACTCCATTGATCCATTGGGATTGCTGCAATGGCGGCAGGGGATGGATGTGTGTGAATGGGAAGGTGTGAAGGAATGCCTTAATGGGAGAGTGATGAAGCTTGTGGTTGAGGGGTTTAATCTGAGTGGGAGATTGAATGGGGGAAGCCTTAATCAGTTGGATCAGCTGAGGGTGTTGAGTTTCAAAGATAACTCACTTTCTGGGGAAATTCCAGAGCTTTCTGGACTTGTGAATCTCAAGTCTCTCTTCCTCAATGACAACAGATTCTCTGGCGAAATCCCAGTTGGTCTCTCCCGCTTGCATCGCCTCAAGGTCGTCGTGCTGTCTGGTAACGAGTTATCCGGTCACATTCCTCGTTCATTGCTTGACTTGAGTAGATTGTATGAGCTATATTTGCAGGATAATCAATTGAGTGGTGGTGTTCCTCCATTTGCTCAAAATAGTTTGAGATTCTTTAATGTGTCTAATAATCTGCTCTCTGGGGACATCCCCAAAACTCCTGTATTGGTTAGGTTCAATAGTTCCTCGTTCGTTGGTAACACTGATCTGTGTGGCGAACTGATTCAAAAACCGTGTAGTGTTAGTCCATCTAGTAGTCCATCACATTCAGTAGCACCCCATAAAGATTTAGGGCACAGTAAGAGGAATAAGAAGCTTGTTTTGATCATTGCAGTAAGTATAGGAGGATTTGCCTTGTTATGTACTGCAATCGTGCTTCTAATCGTGTGTTGTAGGAGAAGGGGGAAGGGAAAGGAGGAAAGCGATAAGGTGGTTGCAGGAGGGGTGGATGAGGGGACACCTAGTGGTGTTGGTAGGGATGATAGTGGTAGGGAGCAAGGGAGATTCTCGTGGGATCAAGGGGGAGAGGGGCTTGGTGTTTTGGCATTCCTTGGGCCCGGTGACCAATTGATGAGCTATAGTATGGAGGATTTGTTGAAGGCCTCAGCTGAGACGTTGGGGAGGGGAACGATGGGGAGCACTTATAAAGCAGTGATGGAGTCGGGGTACATTGTGACCGTTAAGAGGCTCAAGGAGTCAAGGTACCCTAGGATGGAGGAGTTCAGGAGGCACATTGAGATTCTTGGTAGGTTAAGGCATCCTAATCTGGTCCCCCTCCGAGCCTATTTCCACGCGAAGGAGGAACGCCTGCTCGTGTATGATTATTTCCCAAATGGCAGCCTCTTCACTCTAGTACATG GAACAAAATCTGCAGGTGGTTCAAAGCCTCTGCATTGGACATCATGTCTGAAAATCGGAGAGGACTTAGCTGCCGGATTGGTTCACATCCATCAAAACCCGGGCCTAACCCATGGCAACCTCAAGGCCACCAATGTTCTTTTGGGGTCCGACTTTGAGTCCTGTCTCACGGACTATGGCCTAACCCCCTTTAGGAACCCAAACTCACACGAGGAGTCCGGGGTCTCCTCCCTCTTCTACAGGGCCCCTGAATGTCGCGACCCAAGAAAGCCCGTGACTCAAGAGGCTGATGTGTACAGCTATGGAGTCCTCCTGCTGGAGCTGCTGACTGGAAAAACTCCTTTCCAGGATCTCGTCGAGGAGCACGGCTCGGATATACCTAAGTGGGTGAAGTCGGTCAGGGAGGAGACGACGGAGTCTGGGGATGAGCATTCGTCGGGCAATGAGGCGTCTGAGGAGAAGCTGAATGCTCTTGTCAACATTGCGATGGCGTGTGTTTGTGTCGAAAGTGGGAGCCGGCCGGCCATGAAGGACGTTGTGAGGATGATCAGGGAGGCAAGGGCGGAGGCACAGGTGCACGTGTCGTCGAACAGCAGTGATCACTCGCCCGGACGGTGGTCGGACACGGTGCAGAGCTTGACAAGGGAGGATCATTCAAGCATATGA